A window of the Lactuca sativa cultivar Salinas chromosome 7, Lsat_Salinas_v11, whole genome shotgun sequence genome harbors these coding sequences:
- the LOC111880310 gene encoding leucine-rich repeat receptor-like protein kinase TDR, with protein MEILYCYLFFMFIFSVSSASDPFSEALLSLKSEFTVPPDVLNDWVIPQEQNPSPNIHACSWTGVQCDQNSTKVIGLDLSLKNLSGVLSGVQFNQFVDLIDLNISHNSFSGELPIGIFNLTSLKTLDISRNNFSGDFPIGISNLQNLEVLDAFSNSFSGSLPPDVCEIASVKILNFAGSYFSGPIPGAYGSCKSLDFLHLAGNSLTGYLPIEFGHLQTVTHMEIGYNSYQGNIPWQFGNMSELQYLDIAGANLSGPIPKDLGKLTKLNTLFLFKNHLSGLIPVEIGNILTLSSLDLSDNMLSGPIPESFSDLKSLKLLSLMYNDMNGSIPEGIAKLPELESLLIWDNLFSGTLPQELGKHSKLIYVDVSSNGFVGVIPPDICSQGALTKLMLFSNYFTGSLSSISNCSSLIRIRLEDNSFSGDISLDFKLLSNVSYIDLSGNRFTNGIPSDIFLASNLEFFSVSNNPELGGTLPEKTWSSPALQNFSASSCNISGEIPGFQFCKSLYSIELNQNHLSGIIPESLSVCNSLGTLNLAGNNFSGEIPAKLGNSMKLKSLNLSNNDLSGPIPFTSMEITSFLGNPNLCGAPLVTPCHNGNGIHTGMELRSRNHKIAWVLILSAIVVVLLASLFGIIYYRKQNVNRNWNLDSFGGLPNLTASDVLKSFDSIEAMESPHSSNSVCKAVLLTGMTVIVRKIEWGAKSSNLLMDFVNRIGNARHKNVIRLLGFCYDKNLGYLLYEYLPNGNLDEKIGIKRDWGSKHRLVVNIAKGLCFLHHDCRPAISHGNLKAGNVVFDENMEPRLSEFAFKTISAMESGEYNGVTDHELKDDIFSFGELVLEILTNGKRKKWGMSVQRTPKDVILKEIYNENEVGASSSSKSTQEEIKVVLEVVLGCTTSKVSDRPSMEEVLKILSRLK; from the exons ATGGAGATTCTTTATTGTTATCTCTTCTTCATGTTCATCTTCTCCGTTTCATCTGCTTCCGATCCTTTCTCAGAAGCACTATTGAGCTTGAAATCAGAGTTCACTGTTCCACCAGATGTTTTAAACGATTGGGTTATCCCTCAAGAACAAAACCCATCTCCAAATATTCATGCTTGTTCTTGGACGGGAGTACAATGCGATCAAAACTCGACAAAAGTCATCGGCTTAGACCTTTCTTTGAAAAATCTCAGTGGGGTTTTATCTGGGGTTCAGTTCAATCAGTTTGTTGACCTAATTGATCTAAACATAAGTCACAACTCGTTCTCCGGCGAACTCCCTATCGGGATCTTCAATCTCACCAGCTTGAAAACCCTTGACATTAGCAGAAACAATTTCTCCGGCGATTTCCCAATTGGAATATCCAATCTCCAGaacttggaagttcttgatgctTTCAGCAACAGCTTCTCGGGATCACTTCCGCCAGATGTCTGTGAAATTGCCTCTGTGAAAATTCTTAACTTTGCTGGAAGTTATTTCAGTGGACCCATTCCAGGAGCATACGGATCATGCAAAAGTCTCGATTTTCTTCACCTCGCAGGCAATTCTCTAACTGGGTATCTACCAATCGAGTTTGGACACCTTCAAACTGTCACTCACATGGAGATCGGATACAATTCTTATCAAGGAAACATCCCATGGCAATTTGGTAATATGAGTGAGCTCCAGTATCTCGATATAGCCGGAGCTAATCTTTCAGGTCCAATCCCAAAGGATTTAGGTAAATTAACCAAACTTAACACACTTTTCCTCTTCAAAAACCATCTCTCTGGTTTAATCCCAGTGGAAATCGGCAACATTTTGACTCTTTCAAGCCTAGATCTTTCCGACAACATGCTTTCCGGCCCTATTCCAGAGAGTTTTTCAGATTTGAAAAGCCTAAAATTGCTTAGCCTTATGTATAACGACATGAATGGTTCTATTCCCGAGGGCATCGCGAAGCTTCCAGAGCTCGAATCGCTTCTTATTTGGGATAATCTCTTTAGTGGCACACTTCCACAAGAATTGGGCAAACACTCTAAACTCATATATGTCGATGTTTCATCAAATGGTTTTGTGGGTGTGATTCCTCCCGATATATGTTCACAAGGTGCGTTAACGAAATTAATGCTCTTTTCGAATTATTTCACGGGTTCCCTTTCGTCAATTTCCAATTGTTCTTCTCTTATTCGTATTCGCCTCGAAGACAATTCGTTTTCCGGTGATATATCTTTGGATTTCAAGCTTCTTAGTAATGTCTCTTATATCGATTTATCTGGGAATAGGTTTACCAATGGGATTCCTTCTGATATATTTCTTGCTTCAAATCTCGAGTTTTTTAGCGTCTCTAATAATCCCGAACTTGGTGGGACCCTCCCGGAAAAAACATGGTCGTCGCCGGCGCTCCAGAACTTTTCAGCTTCTTCTTGCAATATCTCCGGCGAAATCCCTGGATTCCAGTTCTGTAAGTCGTTATACTCCATCGAATTGAACCAGAATCACTTATCCGGAATCATCCCAGAGAGTTTATCTGTTTGCAACAGCCTCGGAACATTAAATTTGGCCGGAAATAACTTTTCCGGCGAGATTCCGGCGAAGTTAGGAAACTCCATGAAGTTGAAATCTCTTAACTTGTCAAACAACGATCTTTCAGGTCCAATTCCATTTACATCAATGGAAATTACTTCCTTTCTTGGAAACCCAAACCTTTGTGGTGCACCCCTGGTAACCCCATGCCACAACGGGAATGGAATACACACCGGAATGGAATTAAGAAGCCGGAATCACAAAATAGCTTGGGTACTTATACTAAGTGCAATAGTAGTTGTACTCTTGGCTTCCCTTTTCGGGATCATTTACTATCGAAAACAAAACGTAAACCGGAACTGGAATCTCGATTCCTTCGGTGGATTACCAAATCTCACGGCTTCcgatgttttaaaaagttttgatTCCATTGAAGCGATGGAATCCCCACATTCATCTAATTCCGTTTGCAAAGCGGTTTTGCTAACCGGGATGACCGTAATTGTGAGAAAAATCGAATGGGGGGCAAAAAGTTCGAATCTTTTGATGGATTTTGTGAACCGAATTGGGAATGCAAGACATAAGAACGTGATTCGGTTGTTGGGTTTTTGTTATGATAAGAATCTTGGGTATTTGTTGTATGAGTATTTGCCTAATGGGAATCTTGATGAAAAGATTGGAATCAAGAGAGATTGGGGTTCAAAACATCGGCTTGTGGTTAACATTGCAAAAGGGTTATGTTTTCTTCACCATGATTGTCGTCCGGCTATTTCTCATGGAAATTTGAAGGCAGGTAATGTGGTTTTTGATGAAAATATGGAGCCACGTTTGTCCGAATTCGCATTCAAAACAATATCTGCAATGGAATCAG GCGAATACAACGGTGTCACGGATCACGAGTTGAAAGACGATATATTTAGCTTTGGGGAACTCGTTCTTgaaattttaacaaatggaaaACGAAAAAAATGGGGAATGAGTGTACAACGGACACCGAAAGATGTTATTTTGAAggaaatatataatgaaaatgaagttggtgcttcttcttcttcaaagtcTACTCAAGAGGAAATAAAGGTTGTTCTTGAAGTTGTTCTTGGATGCACTACAAGCAAGGTTTCTGATAGGCCTTCAATGGAAGAAGTTCTAAAGATTCTTTCACgattgaaataa
- the LOC111880312 gene encoding 60S ribosomal protein L39-1: MPSHKSFMIKKKLAKKMRQNRPIPHWIRMRTDNTIRYNAKRRHWRRTKLGF; the protein is encoded by the exons ATG CCGTCACACAAGTCATTCATGATCAAGAAGAAGCTTGCGAAGAAGATGAGGCAGAATAGGCCCATTCCTCACTGGATTCGCATGAGGACTGACAACACCATCAG GTACAATGCAAAGCGCAGACACTGGCGTAGGACTAAGCTTGGATTCTGA